From Quercus lobata isolate SW786 chromosome 11, ValleyOak3.0 Primary Assembly, whole genome shotgun sequence:
GACAGCATTTCAAGAATTGAAACGCTACCTGAGCAACCCCCCACTCTTGAGTCCGTCTAAGGAAGGCGAAGAATTATTCTTATACTTCGCAGTATCTGTCACGACAGTTAGTGCAGCTTTGATCAGAGAAGAGAACAAGGTACAACACCCTGTGTATTATGTCAGCCAGGCCTTCTAGGGTGCTGAAGCTCGATATCCATGCATAGAGAAGATCACATTTGCCCTAATAGTGGCTTCAAGAAAACTTCGTCCCTACTTCCAAGCTAATCCTATCATAGTAATGACGGACCAACTTAGCAAGAAAGCAATGAGCAAACCCGAGGCCGCGGGACAAATGGTACAATGGGCCATTGAACTCAGCCAGTTTGATATAGAATACCGCCCACGGACGGCCATAAAAGCTCAGGCGTTAGCAGATTTCATAGCAGAATTCACCATCCCCGAGCATGTAGGCGACCAGGAAGACCTTTGGACAATTAATACAGATGGATCATCCACTCAGAAAGGAGGCGGGGCGGGTGTCGTTATCACCTCCCCTAAAGAGGATGTTCTCAAGTATGGGGTCCAGCTCAAATTCCCTATAACCAATAACGAAGCAGAGTATGAGACTTTGTTGACAAGACTAAGAATAGCTCGGGCACTTGGAGCTGAAAATATCATAGTTAAGAGCAACTCAAAGCTCATCATAGGGCAAATCAGAGAAGATTTTGAAGCAAAAGAGACAAGAATGCAGAAATACATCAAATTGACGAATCAGTTGGTAAGCAATTTTCATCGCGCAGAGTTTGTTCAGATCCCACGGGATCAGAATGCAGAAGCTGACGAAGTAGCACGGAGTGCGTCAGCAGATGACCAGGACAAGATAAATGATTGGAGGCTGGAAGAACAAAACTCTCCTAGCATCAAAGAGTTTCAAACTTTCCCTGTGCACACCCGCTCGGGATGGACGAGTCCAATTTTTTCGTTCCTCAGAGATGGACGATTACCACCAAATCTCGAAGAAGCCAAGAAGATCCAAGAGCAAGCTGCCCGATTCACAGTACTAAATAACGAGCTTTACAAAAGGAGCTTCTCCCAGCCCTACTAAGATGTATAGAAGAGGAAGAGGCCAGATATGTCCTAGAGGAGGTACACGGGGGAGTTTGCGGAGATCACATGGGGTCAAAGTCCCTTGTCAGGAAGATCATGAGGACATGCTACTTTTGGCCCACGATGCAGCAAGACGCAGTAGATTTCGTGAAGAGATGTGACAGTTGCCAAAGGTATGGGAATGTTCAATGAGTCCCAGGGGAAAAAATGAAGACCATCTCCTCACCCTGGTCATTTGCACAGTGGGGGATCGATATTATGGGCCCCCTACcacagggaaagagagagatgaagtTCCTACTTGTTGCAATTGATTACTTCATGAAGTGGGTCAAAGCGAAATCTCTTGCAACGATCACAGAGgcaaaggtacaaaattttgtatggaaaaatattgtttatagGTTCGGGATATCAAGGACGATAATCTCAGACAATGGTTGTCAGTTCGATAGTCATGGGTTCAGGTCATTTTGCTCGAGCCTAGGTATCAAAAACAAATACTCATCACCAGGACATCCCCAGGCCAATGGACAGATGGAAGTAACCAACCGAaccttgctcaagattatcaagtcCCGGTTAGTGGGGGCAAAGGGAGCATGACTCGAGGAATTACCAAGTGTCCTGTGGGCTTACAGGACGACGGCATGAACACCAATAGGAGAAACACCCTTCAACCTAAAGTACGGCACAGAAGCAGTCATCACAGTCGAGGTAGGGCTCACTAGCCTCAGGAGGGAGTTCTTTGACGAACAATGCAATGACGATCAACTGAAGCTGAACCTTGATTTCCTGGATGAGGTCAGAGACCAAGCCTCTCAAAGAATGGCCAAGTACCAGCAGAAGATGGCCGAATACTACAATCAGAGAGTAAAACTGAAAAGATTCAGCATCGGGGATCTAGTCCTTTGGAAGGTGACTCCTGCAACAAAAGATCCAGCACAAGGCAAACTAGGTTCAacctgggaaggaccctacagagtcgTCCACCATTCATGACAGGGAAATTACCACCTAGAAGACTTAGAAGGAAAGAGGCTACCTCGTCCGTGGAATGTCGAACATCTAAAGAGGTATTATGAAAAGGAATCATAGCCTGATTATAAGCagttaacataattttatttcGTGTTTTTTAATACAAGTTATGTAATAAGTGATTATTCAGAATTTCGTAAGTTGTTATCTAGCATTTTCCAAGTATTATCTAGCAATTCATGCGCTCTAATTATTTCTTCCTCAAAAGACCAAAATGATCATCCAAATCAGAAAGacaataagattccttaaatggatgtacatcgtcccaatcaagaagatgataaaattccttaaatggatgtacatcgtcccaaTCAAAaagacgataaaattccttaaatggatgtacatcatCCAAATCAAAaagacgataaaattccttaaatggaagTACATCGTCCAAATAAAGATGAAAACAAgaatatttcaacaaaaattctTCAAGTCCCCAGAAGGACAGAGGAAATGTTTCAACAATAATTCCCTAAGTCCCCATAGGGACGAAAAGAATACTTCAACAAAAATTCTCCAAGTCCCTAGAAGGACGAAgaaattgtttcaaaaaaaattccctaagTCCCTATAAGGACGAAGAAAATATATCCACAATTGAAATGAACAAGGAAAATAccaacaaatatatcatttataAAAAGATGCAAATTGTTCGAAAGCCCTAAAACATACAGGGCACAAAAAGATTGTTCGTCCAAAAGCCCCAAAACATATAGggcacataaaaaaaaaaaagtattaaaaagtgAAGCCTAGTCAAGCCGGAGGAGCATCATCACCACCCTTGTCCGCCTCAGGGGGATCCTCAGTAGGAACCTGAGCAACTTGGGTCGCCTTGTCCACCTCAATCTCCTTATCCAAGGCTTCGAAATCCAGGTCTTCTAGATCGATTCCCGGCCCGTGCTTCACCAAGTACCTTCTCAATAATTCGAAACCTTTGAAGTACCACTAGAACAAAATGGTGTTGTATTCTTCTGTTGTCTGGAAGGCAAGGACGACCTTAGCGATTGCGACTTTCATTCTTTGGCCGTCCGATGCGAGAAGTTCGTCCTTCTACTTTACCAACAACTTCTCGGCTCCAAGTTGCTCGGTCAGAACCTTGACTTGCTCCTTAGAAGTATTATGTGCGTCCATGGCAGCAATCAAGTCCCTCCGCAACCCCGAAGCCTCAGCCTCTAAAGCCTTCACTTTTGAAGTGGCCATAACGGCCTTCTCTTCGTTCACTAAAAATTGAGTAGTAAGATGCATCGTCTCTCCTAACACCTAACAGTAAAGAGTACCGTCAAAACTTgaatcaacaaaaaagaaaggaataataGGGTAAGAGGAAGATTACCTGGACGAGATTATGAACATGCTGGCTCACCATCTTGTGGGAGGGTACCAGGGAAATCTCCTTCATTTCTTTAGGAGTTAAAAACTCATTCGCCCGAGCCATGGCTGGTTCAGCGTCAGCACAAATGTTGGAGCCCATTTTTTCCTTGCCCTTGTACCCTGTCTTCCGTCTCTTAGGGGCAGGGACCTTTTCAATAGAAATTGCAGGAGAAGCTGTCCGTCCTTCATCCAAGGTAGGGGTGGACGAACCTCTCTCAGCcgcttctttctctttttccttatcAGTTATCCTTGATGTTTTCTGGccaatactggaaagaggtttgttCTTCTTCGCCTTAATTTTTGCGTACATATCCTTGTTAAACTTGCTTGTCATCTCTGCAccaaaaaggaaggaaaatccaagaattaaaataagaaaaaaaaaaaaggacgaTCGTGCATGTCAAGACGACTCACGTTTCCTCTGTTCTCGGTCAATTGCTTGAAGAACGTAGAGTGAAGGCTCAGGACCCAAACAGTGACGAGCCAATATGCGTGGATCAACTAGCTTGTCAAAGTCGTCGATCGTCCTTGTGTACTTAATCGCTTCCTGAACTCTTTCTTCAAACTGGCTATCAAGATCAGGATGCTccttcactacaaaaaaaatcacacattGTAAGGACAATCAAAATCAGCCAAAGTACCGGAAAAAATAGACATAAAAGGCAAACGCACCAATATGAGGGGTCTCCCACCGGTGCAGCAACCTTGGGACATTCCCCCAAAAGTCGTCGGATAAAGTCTCCCAACCATCGCCTGACACAAAGAAATATTTGGACTTCCAGTAATGGAAGGACGAAGGAAGGTCAACGAAGAGGCGAGATCTCCTATACCAGGGAACAAATTCATAATATCCAAACTCCTTGGACTCTTTTAAGCAATAGAGATGAATAAACTTGTTGAGAGTGATCATGTCTCCATCCGCTATGGTCGTCCAGATCACCATACAGCTTATGACGATTCTTTAGGAATTCGGCATAAGCTGCCTGGGGGCTATATGTAGGTGATCTAGAAGTTCCATAATGAACGAGTGAACGGGAAGCCTTAGGCCACACAAGAAAGCAGCCTCGTAAAAACAGACCTCACCATGGGCAAAGGCACAAGCCTTTTCGCCCTTCCTGGGAAGACGCGCCCTAGTTTCATCTAGAAACTGAAACCTATCCCTAAACTTATTAAAGACATCCACCTTCAAGGTATACTTTTCCTTGAGGGCATGAAAGGGACGAGGAGTTGCAGAAGTAGAAGGAAGGACGGATAAAGGAGGAGGAACGGAGGTAGCTGTGTCCTTAACAGCCCCGTCTGCAACCACACTAGAAGACAAACCCTTTTCCTAACCACTCGATCCCAACTCAGATCCCATATTTTCCCTCCTAAGGACCCCACGAACTGATTTAAACCAAGACAAAGATTGATGCAACAAAGGATACAGGTCACCTAACGCTAAATCAAGGCTACTACCCCCTACAACGAAACCCCCAATTTGTGGGTATCGGTCTCTAGAAGAATCTAACAGCCCCCCTAAGGGAGCAAAAAGAAAGGCGATGGAGGGAGAAATATGCCTAAATTCAGTATAATCCACCATTAAGGAAAGATACGCAatcccaaaaaggaaaataagaatgCGAAAGAGAAGAATATAGTATagccaaaaagagaaagagcgTAAAAATAGGCAAATGTATCTGGAAATAAGGAGGAAAACCGAAAAGGCTGGGAGCAAAATACGCAGCAGCAACAGTGAATTCAGAGAAATCAGACGTAGAGagagtggagagaaaggctaGAAGTCAGAAAAATCAAACGCAAAAGGAAAgtgaaaagatgaaaaatgaaaggCAAAGAGTTAAAAAGTTTGCCTTGAAAAATGCGGGAAAAACTTAAAAGGCATTCACTGGAAACAAGAACTACTCACTAATCAGAAAAGGACACGTGGCCACGATGCGTGCCATGCTGCCATAAAACCATTAATGCGGAGAACATAACCCCAAGCGTCagaaaacttttcaaaaaaaaaaaaaaaacctctcatATTCCTTAGACCGTCCAAATTATGGACGATCTTGGAATAGGGGGGCAGCTTATGGTCTCGAAATATACTCGTCCACCCAAGAAGGATGATAGACAAGGACGATGCCGAAACCAACCCAGCCCAGGAAGAACTACCTGACAAAGACTCAACCATCGTCCCTCAGTTACGACGAGGTGTTACACAAGATAAATAATGATCTTTTGTACCGTTGGAAGATCATTCTGTCCATTTAACACCCCACATGGGTGTTACAACTTCGGTAATGATTCCACCATTAAAGCAAAACCAACGGCTAAGAAGAGAGTGCCTATATATGTCCATTGATAAAACCCGACAAAAAGGTACGCTAAAAAACTTTCTAATACATCCACATTACTTTCTTCAAACTCTAGCTATTCTAATTTTGGCATTGGAGGCTCTGTGGCAGGCGCCACACCGGTGACCGTACTTTCTTTTCAACTTGTCTCTGGATTAGGATAAGCTGCGGACGACTCCCGTCTAGACGAACATCTCTATTGACGATTCAGGCATCATCAAGTATAATTGTCATTATGACAATTATAACTCCACATGTGATAATATAATTGTCATTATGACAATTATAACTCCACATGTGTTGGTAGTCCAGTGGTAGGAGACGCCTTACCGGTGATTGGCGCTAGCAGTCTAGTGGCCAAAGATGATGCACTGACGATCAGTGTCGATGGTCTAGTGGCCAGAGACCCCGCACCAAACCATGCTAAGATTCATAAATTGGTTACATTAGTTTATGGTTTGCCAATATAGTCCTTTATATGAATTCAACAAATGAATTAGAAAAATGATAGAgattattaaaggaaaaatgatCTTGTGTTTCCACTACATGTAATGAAATACTCATATTATGTGAGCCATAGGAGGAGCTAGGGGTgtcaaggggggggggggggcatggccTCCTCTAGCTTTTgaaattttccattaattttcttttacatttggtgataaatctaaaaataatacaaaaatgtATTCACCGGCCCCCCTGAGAAAATttcctggctccgccactgaATTGTGGGCCTCACACATTAGTGGGATCAACGGTAAGTATACAGCCACATGCAGTGAAATTGGAGGGtgtatttgtttataaaatagttacataaaatagtaaagATGGGTTTTGACAAAGTAGGTCAAATTTTAATGCAAATTATAACTCTTGGAGATAGATGTATGCTTTTGAAAACCTTCCCTACGAGAAAGTATTCCATGTTTCGATAATACCAACTCAGCAtctgttttggtattttctacCTAGTAAATAAGTGACACCTGTTTCAAAAAAATCACATCAGACTAttctaataaattaatcacaatattttatactatcggaaagataaattaatcatttattggaGTAGTctaatgtgattttttaaaacatgtatCACTCATTTATTGGGTATGAAATACCAAAACAAATGCTAAGATGGTATTACCGAAACATGACATACTTTCTCCTTCCCTACAGTCAGTGTGCAGTGTGCTGTGTGTTTAGCAAGCTGTCCTGGAACTTTCTTTAATGATATTTAATATCAGAGCATCGCTTGGTTTCACCGCTAGTTACAAAGAATAAATTCAACACATGAAAGCCTGGTTGTGCAATCCTTAATAACTTCTCTACACACTAATATATATTGTGATCAAGAAGCTAACCTTTAATCTTCTGTGAACTTACTGGCTTGCAATTGCAATGGCGGCACGAGACAATCCCTTGAGGAAGTTGGCAGATGCAATCGAGGGGCTTTCGAGTACTGTAAACTCAGAGAATCCACGGTAAGTATACAGCCACATGCAGTGAAATTGGAGGGtgtatttgtttataaaatagttacataaaatagtaaagATGGGTTTTGACAAAGTAGGTCAAATTTTAATGCAAATTATAACTCTTGGAGATAGATGTATGCTTTTGAAAACCTTCCCTACGAGAAAGTATTCCATGTTTCGATAATACCAACTCAGCAtctgttttggtattttctacCTAGTAAATAAGTGACACCTGTTTCAAAAAAATCACATCAGACTAttctaataaattaatcacaatattttatactatcggaaagataaattaatcatttattggaGTAGTctaatgtgattttttaaaacatgtatCACTCATTTATTGGGTATGAAATACCAAAACAAATGCTAAGATGGTATTACCGAAACATGACATACTTTCTCCTTCCCTACAGTCAGTGTGCAGTGTGCTGTGTGTTTAGCAAGCTGTCCTGGAACTTTCTTTAATGATATTTAATATCAGAGCATCGCTTGGTTTCACCGCTAGTTACAAAGAATAAATTCAACACATGAAAGCCTGGTTGTGCAATCCTTAATAACTTCTCTACACACTAATATATATTGTGATCAAGAAGCTAACCTTTAATCTTCTGTGAACTTACTGGCTTGCAATTGCAATGGCGGCACGAGACAATCCCTTGAGGAAGTTGGCAGATGCAATCGAGGGGCTTTCGAGTACTGTAAACTCAGAGAATCCACACCTTAAGATCAGTGATGTAGTTCAGTTTGGCCGTCTCAGTACTCCTTCCATCTTCTTCCTAGGAATCGCTTTTAAGTTTGCGGACTTGGAGCTCCAAAGCAAGGTACTGTGAAGTGTGAACCCATATAATTACTTGCAATTAATATCTTCTATAACAATGTTTCTGAAGTTTGCTGtaatttctttgttcttcatcatACACTACTCTAACTCTGTCCCGATCTGTAATACAACCAATGAAAGGTGGATAATCTTGAGGAAGCCTCGAAGACATACGACACAGTACAGGCTTTACTGGAAGGTGAGACTGAAAATGGATCTGCCAAAAATACTGGTAGTCATTGCAGAAACCTGGTGCGGCTTAAGCGTGTAATTGACTTGGTGAGGGTGATGCTGGAGCAAGTTCTTGCTAGCGGGTATGCCAAAAATACTCATGATTTCGGTTTAAAAAACCCTGTAACAAACACTACCTATAagaataatgataataataatagtataatTTTCACATAAAAGTTTCATATACTACCCTTGctcccaattaaaaaaaaaaaatatatatatatatatattttttttttcatcagaGATTTGTGAattgggaaaattattaggtattcccggagtaccataaatgtgtactccctcatctcacatgaatggtgggtcacactatgaattta
This genomic window contains:
- the LOC115969392 gene encoding accelerated cell death 11-like; its protein translation is MAARDNPLRKLADAIEGLSSTVNSENPHLKISDVVQFGRLSTPSIFFLGIAFKFADLELQSKVDNLEEASKTYDTVQALLEGETENGSAKNTGSHCRNLVRLKRVIDLVRVMLEQVLASGGNSLVEPFTAAYEQVFAPYHGWTVKKAVIAALEELPSKDLLFTLLNEDDDSVKEPMQKYITASKAVLQYVDNIFLSTETGAELLKMI